A window from Cellulomonas sp. C5510 encodes these proteins:
- a CDS encoding urea carboxylase-associated family protein, with protein sequence MTTTTTSDWAAPGSTVLPPKGRLALKLRAGQRVTVTDLEGQQVMDFIASMVDDPDERLSAMFTRVSSGKWDLKQGYTIYSDRCRPMFRVVHDDNGTHNMTGGYCTRYSNAIRYGVEETWGCLDNLIGDWEELGLDVTAINPDQCISLFMNILHHPDGRMEIVEPTTSAGDRIVLEVLSDVYVGFSNCPEEHNPCNAYHVTPMAVTVE encoded by the coding sequence ATGACCACCACCACGACCTCCGACTGGGCCGCACCCGGCAGCACCGTCCTGCCGCCGAAGGGCCGGCTCGCCCTCAAGCTGCGCGCCGGGCAGCGCGTCACCGTCACCGACCTCGAGGGCCAGCAGGTGATGGACTTCATCGCCTCGATGGTCGACGACCCCGACGAGCGGCTGTCCGCCATGTTCACCCGCGTCTCGTCGGGCAAGTGGGACCTGAAGCAGGGCTACACCATCTACTCCGACCGGTGCCGCCCGATGTTCCGCGTCGTGCACGACGACAACGGCACCCACAACATGACCGGCGGCTACTGCACCCGGTACTCCAACGCGATCCGGTACGGCGTCGAGGAGACGTGGGGCTGCCTGGACAACCTCATCGGGGACTGGGAGGAGCTGGGCCTGGACGTCACGGCCATCAACCCGGACCAGTGCATCTCGCTGTTCATGAACATCCTCCACCACCCCGACGGGCGCATGGAGATCGTCGAGCCGACCACGTCGGCGGGCGACCGGATCGTCCTGGAGGTGCTCAGCGACGTGTACGTCGGGTTCTCGAACTGCCCCGAGGAGCACAACCCCTGCAACGCGTACCACGTGACGCCGATGGCGGTCACCGTCGAGTGA
- a CDS encoding urease accessory protein UreD, translating to MTGLPGAGARTVVEVHADPHGVRATCRTATGALAARVLRSDDRGAHVALVANRALLLAGDHVTIDVVVGPGAWLEIEEVTGTVAYDASGVPSSWSVGARVGAGGTLVWDAPPFVVATGAHVERRTDVMLAAGAVAAWREALVLGRTGEAGGFVRSATRVTQEGAPVLVDDVVLGDPWSDLVTRGDARVLDTVAVVGLRPAEPLQAEPADGVTVLELAGPGAVARDLRAHTHDPALDERWAAWRGEAGAARHTGV from the coding sequence GTGACCGGCCTGCCGGGCGCAGGTGCGCGCACCGTCGTCGAGGTGCACGCCGACCCGCACGGCGTGCGCGCCACGTGCCGGACCGCGACCGGCGCCCTGGCGGCGCGGGTGCTCCGCTCCGACGACCGCGGGGCGCACGTCGCCCTCGTCGCCAACCGCGCCCTGCTGCTGGCGGGCGACCACGTCACGATCGACGTGGTCGTCGGGCCCGGTGCGTGGCTGGAGATCGAGGAGGTGACGGGCACCGTCGCCTACGACGCGTCCGGGGTGCCGTCCTCCTGGTCGGTCGGCGCGCGGGTCGGCGCGGGCGGGACGCTCGTGTGGGACGCGCCGCCGTTCGTCGTCGCCACCGGGGCGCACGTGGAGCGGCGGACGGACGTGATGCTCGCGGCCGGCGCGGTCGCCGCGTGGCGCGAGGCGCTCGTGCTCGGGCGGACCGGCGAGGCCGGCGGGTTCGTGCGGTCGGCGACCCGGGTCACGCAGGAGGGCGCGCCGGTGCTCGTGGACGACGTCGTGCTCGGCGATCCGTGGTCCGACCTGGTGACGCGGGGTGACGCGCGCGTGCTCGACACGGTCGCCGTCGTCGGGCTGCGGCCCGCGGAGCCGCTGCAGGCGGAGCCGGCGGACGGCGTCACCGTGCTGGAGCTCGCCGGCCCCGGCGCCGTCGCGCGCGACCTGCGCGCCCACACGCACGACCCGGCGCTCGACGAGCGGTGGGCGGCGTGGCGGGGCGAGGCCGGCGCGGCGCGGCACACGGGCGTCTGA
- the ureG gene encoding urease accessory protein UreG translates to MPETTTATPGVAAPAATRALRLGVAGPVGTGKSSLIGLLCRHLSADLQLGVITNDIYTDEDARFLRSAGVLDPERIRAVETGACPHTAIRDDITANLIAVEDLEADFGPLDVVLVESGGDNLTATFSPALVDAQIFVLDVAGGGDVARKGGPGIGRADLLVVNKTDLSPYVGVDVPQMIADAERARDGMPVLGLSREDPASIAHLTGWVRTVLASHRAGQHVPQDPGPMAPHFHADGEEHTHEHGDEPHAH, encoded by the coding sequence GTGCCTGAGACCACCACCGCCACCCCCGGCGTCGCCGCCCCCGCCGCGACCCGCGCGCTGCGCCTCGGCGTGGCCGGCCCCGTCGGGACCGGCAAGAGCTCGCTCATCGGCCTGCTCTGCCGGCACCTGTCCGCCGACCTCCAGCTCGGTGTCATCACCAACGACATCTACACCGACGAGGACGCCCGGTTCCTGCGCTCCGCCGGCGTGCTCGACCCGGAGCGGATCCGCGCCGTCGAGACCGGCGCGTGCCCCCACACCGCGATCCGCGACGACATCACCGCGAACCTCATCGCCGTCGAGGACCTCGAGGCCGACTTCGGCCCGCTCGACGTCGTCCTGGTCGAGTCCGGCGGCGACAACCTCACCGCGACGTTCTCCCCCGCCCTGGTCGACGCGCAGATCTTCGTGCTCGACGTGGCGGGCGGCGGCGACGTGGCCCGCAAGGGCGGCCCCGGCATCGGCCGCGCCGACCTGCTCGTCGTGAACAAGACCGACCTGTCCCCCTACGTCGGCGTCGACGTGCCGCAGATGATCGCGGACGCCGAGCGCGCCCGCGACGGCATGCCGGTGCTCGGCCTGTCCCGGGAGGACCCCGCGTCCATCGCGCATCTGACGGGGTGGGTCCGCACCGTGCTCGCCTCGCACCGGGCCGGGCAGCACGTCCCGCAGGACCCGGGCCCGATGGCGCCGCACTTCCACGCCGACGGCGAGGAGCACACCCACGAGCACGGCGACGAGCCGCATGCCCACTGA
- a CDS encoding urease accessory protein UreF: protein MAAAGAHGGGGELMLALLADARLPTGAHTQSGSLEPALRGGLRPDQVPAFLTARLRTVVRVEAGVAVVARHVAAHPDGAAAAGLVAVWRHWEARTPSRALRDSSVRLGRGQQRLLTGLWPEHPGVGALSAAVALRRTADRSPSAGHPPRPLVVGVTAACAGLSGAQTARLVAYDDAQTVAAATLKLAPLDPVETIRWVVDARDDIETLVAEVRDLTDAARIPASGAPLIEQWAETHARTDERLFSA from the coding sequence ATGGCGGCGGCAGGCGCGCACGGCGGCGGCGGCGAGCTGATGCTCGCGCTGCTGGCCGACGCGCGCCTGCCCACCGGCGCGCACACCCAGTCCGGCTCGCTGGAGCCGGCGCTGCGGGGCGGGCTGCGCCCCGACCAGGTCCCGGCGTTCCTCACCGCCCGGCTCCGGACCGTCGTCCGGGTCGAGGCCGGGGTCGCCGTCGTCGCCCGGCACGTCGCGGCGCACCCGGACGGGGCGGCCGCCGCCGGGCTGGTCGCCGTGTGGCGGCACTGGGAGGCGCGCACCCCGAGCCGGGCGCTCCGCGACAGCTCGGTGCGGCTCGGGCGGGGGCAGCAGCGGCTGCTCACGGGTCTGTGGCCCGAGCACCCCGGGGTGGGCGCGCTGTCCGCCGCGGTCGCGCTCCGGCGGACGGCGGACCGCTCCCCCTCGGCCGGGCACCCGCCGCGTCCCCTGGTCGTGGGCGTCACGGCCGCCTGCGCCGGGCTGTCCGGCGCGCAGACCGCCCGGCTCGTCGCCTACGACGACGCGCAGACCGTCGCGGCCGCGACCCTCAAGCTCGCCCCGCTCGACCCCGTCGAGACGATCCGCTGGGTCGTCGACGCCCGGGACGACATCGAGACCCTGGTCGCGGAGGTCCGCGACCTGACCGACGCCGCGCGCATCCCCGCGAGCGGCGCCCCCCTGATCGAGCAGTGGGCCGAGACCCACGCCCGGACCGACGAGAGGTTGTTCAGTGCCTGA